The Salinirubellus salinus genome segment ACGCTCCGCGAGACGGCCGACGGCGTGACCGCGTACACGGACGAGGTGCGTGTCGAGGCAGGGGTGCTGACGCCGCTGGTCTGGCTGTTCGCGAACGGCTTCTACCGACACCGTCAGCGCCGCTGGCGGCGGCTGGTGGCGCGGTGGGCGGCGGAGGCGAGCGACACGGACTCGGTCAGGGTCGAGTAGGGCCTCCCGGTCCGGCCCTGTTCACGCCCGACAGACCGCGAGCATGTGCGCCGAGTGGTCGACGACGTACCGGTCCTCGCGCAAGACGTCGAGCGTCTCCCGGACCACCGCGCGGTGCTCGTCGGTCAGGTCGTCGAGGTGGTCGCGGCGCTGGGAGAACGGTCCCTCCAGCGCCGCGAGCGTCTCGACGCGCAGGCCGCCCGCCTCGAGGAGCGACTCGAACTCGTCGACCCGAAAGAGGTGCATCTGCTGGACGGTCGGGTCGCGGCCGTACCGTTCGAGCAGCGCCTCGTCGTAGTCGCCGGTGCGCGCGAGGTCCGCGAGCAGTTCGGTGTCGTCATCGGCCTCGGGGACCCGTCCGGCGTGGCGCAGCATCCGGGTGACGCTCGCCATGAGTCCCATCACGGAGACGAAGACGGGCGCGCCGTCGGCGGTGACCCGTCGGAGTTCGCGGACCGCCTGCTCGCGGTCGGCCGTCTCGAGGACGTGCGAGAGCGGGCCACCGAGACACAGCGTGGCGTCGAACGCGTCGTCGGGTGCCGGGAGCGCGGACACGTCGCCGCGGCCGACCGTCACCCGGTCGCCGACCCCCCGTTCGTGGGCCTTCTCGCGGGCGAGTGCCGCCTGCCGCTCCGAGAGGTCGAGCAGCGTCACCTCGTGGCCGCGCTCGGCCAGCCACACCGCGTAGCGACCCGCACCCCCGCCCGCGTCGAGGACGTGGCCCGTGGCCGGGAGATGCCGGTCGAGGTACTCGACGGTGGCCTCCCACTCCAGCCGGTGGTGGAAGTCCCGGTCGAGGCGCTCCCACTCGCGCTCGCCGTACTGGTCGTAGAACGTGGCCACGTCGAGGGGGACGTCGCCCGTGGCCTCGGGCGTCGCGTCGTCGCGCATACACGAGGGCGCCACCCGCGAGTACCTGTATCCTCGGGTCCGACGGGTCGGTCTGTCACACCTTCTTGGGGTTCGCGCCCGTCGGTCCGACCGTGCCGCGAGGGACGTACACGCTGGTGCTGGAACTGACTGCCGACGCCTCGGTCGAGGTGGGCGCCCTCGGCGAGTGCGCGTTCGAGGCGGGCCACTACGCCTACACCGGGAGCGCGTTCGGGGCCGGTGGGCTCTCGCGCGTCGACCGGCACCGCGACCTCGTGACCGGGGCGCGGGAGGTACGCCACTGGCACGTCGACTACCTGCTCTGTCACCCGGCGACACGGCTTCGGGAGGTGGTGACGACGGAGGGAGCGGACGTGGAGTGTGCCGTCGCCCGGCGTCTCCCAGACGGTCCCGTCGGAGGGTTCGGGTCGTCGGACTGTGACTGCGAGAGCCACCTCGCGACGCTCGGGGAGGCCCCCATCGAGACGGTCCGGACGGCGCACGAGCGCGCACGTCGCGACGACTAGTCCGGGGTGGGGTCGCCCACCGGGTCCTCCGGGTCGGGGGGCTCAGCCTCGCGAGCACGGGTGGTGACGTAGATGCCGCCGAGGACCACCGCGCCGCCCGCGAGCGTGAGGAGGTCGGGGACCTCGGAGAGCAGGACGACGGCGAGCAGGGTGCTCCCGACGGGTTCGCCCAGCAGCGAGACGCTCACCACGGAGGCTTCGAGGTGCCCGAGCGCCCAGTTGAACACGGTGTGGCCGAAGATGCCGGGGCCGACGGCCATCCCGAGGAACAGGAGCCACTCCTCCGTCGGGTAGTCGAACAGGGTCGGGCCGAGCGCTCGGCCGGCGGCGAGGGCGTCGCCGAGGACGAACGCGAACAGCGCGACCGCACAGACACCGTAGACGACGACCACGTACGGGACCAGCGGGACGCGCTGGCGGAGCGAGCGGCCTGCGAGGTAGTACGCCGCGACCATCACCGCCCCGACCACCGCGAGTGCGTTCCCGTAGAGCGGGCGTGAGGCCGCACCCCCGCCCTCGGCCGCGGACATCAACACCATCCCGACGAGCGCGACGGCGATGCCGGCGGCTTTCGTCCGGCCGACGCGCTCGTCCAGCAGGAGGGTGGCCCCCACGGCGACGAACACGGGCTGTGACTGGACGAGCGTGACACTCGCGGCGACGGTGGTCCAGCGCAGCGACTCGAACCACGTCGCGAAGTGGAGCGCCAGCGCCAGTCCCGAGCCCCCCGCCACGAGCAGGTCGCGCGCCGAGAGCGACCGGAGTGCCGTGCCGTAGCGGGTGAACGCGAACGGTGCGAGCAGCAGGGTCGTGAACAACACGCGGTAGAACGCCTTGACGATCGAGGGTGCGCCGCTCCAGCGGACGAGGATGGCACTCGTCGACACTGCGAGGACGGCGACGACGAGCGCCGCCAGCGGAGGGACCGACGCCTCGGCCCGGTCGACGAGGTTCACGCTCTGGGGTACGACGGGAGGTGCTTACCGGTGTCGGTCGCGCGGGACCGGAAGGTCCGCGAGTTGCGCGAACGGCGGCGCCGTGAGCGCGGCGGACACACGGACTCTCCGAGGGTTCAAGTCGGAGAGCGGGACCAGACGGCCCGTGACCTGAACACGGGGCGCGTCGGTCACGGCTGGAGTGTGGCACGCCGACGCGCCGTTAACCCACGTGCCACCTGTTCGCCCTACTCGTCGCCCTCGTCGGTGAGCAACTCGCCCACCGCTTCGGCGTCGGCCGGCACGTCGAAGTCGTGGTAGTGGTCGCCGCGCTCCTTCGAGAGGACGTTCAGCGCCGCGGCCGCCCCGTCGCCCGCGGAGATGACGGCCTGCCACTCCTCGGCGCGGACCATCGCCCCCGTCGCGTAGGCGTCCTCGACGCTCGTCTCCATGGTCACGTCGACAGCCACGAGGTCGCCGTCGAACGCACAGCCCAGTGCTTCGGCGAGGTCACGGTTCGCGCCCGTCGCCAGCACCAGGTAGGCCGACTCGTGGGTCTCGCCGTCGACGGTGACGGCGAACCCGTCGTCGGTCCGCTCGACGCTCGTGACCTCTGCCTCGTGGCGCTCGACGCCGAACGAGTCGACCTGTGCGCGCGCCGTCTCGAGGAACGCGCTCCCGTCGACCGAGCCGATGCCGAGGTAGTTGAACAGGTGGGCCTTGTGCATCCAGGTACCGTCGGTGTCGAACACCGTCGTGGAGAGGCCGTTCTTCGCGGTGAACAGGGCGGCCGAGAGGCCGGCGGGACCGCCGCCGACCACGATGACGTCGGACATCATCCCCATCGTACGCTACGGAGTGACAAAAGCCCAGGAGTGACACACACGTCACCAGCTGTCCGTTCGGGCGGCTACTCGAGGAGTTGCTTCGTCTTCCGGTGGCGATACCGGAACATCGGCTCGAAGCCCACCCAGTTGCCCAGCGGTCCCAGCGCCCCGCCCACGACGGGGAGGCTGTACTCAACCCGGTCGGCGACGATGGTCGCCCCGTCGTCGGCGAAGAAGCGGTGGGTGTGTACCCACTCGGGGAACGGTCCACCCTCCATCTCGTCGCGGAAGTAGGCGCTCCCCTCGCGTTCCTCGCGCTCGGTGATGACGGAGGTCCACGTCTGTCGCGGGCCGACGCCGCCCGGCTGCATCGCCATGTCGATGCGGCTCCCCGGCTCGAGCACATCGGGGTCGGCCTCGCCGTCGGGGCCGGTGACGCCCTCGACCTCGAGGTTCATGAACGTCGGCGTGAGCGCCTCCAGTCCCGAGACCTGCGAGTGGAACGCCCACACCTCGTCGAACGGGGCGTCGACACGGGTCTCCCGCGTGTAAATCGGCATACCACACGTAGGTCCGGGACGGTGAAAACGGCGCGGGTCCCGGTAGCGTTCGGGGGCGGTCGGCCCGGTCAGTCGGCGTAGACCAGTCGGTCCACCACGGGGTCGATGGTGACGATGGAGCCGAGCCACAGCACCGCGAGAGCGATGGTGCCGAGCCACGCCGTCGTCGGGAAGATCGGCCCGGCGCTGGCGAGGAAGAGGGACAGCGTGAGGAGGACGAGGGCGAGCGCCACGACGTCGTTCGCGAGCGCCCAGATGGCGTGCGCCTTCTCGCCGGCGGTGGCGTCGTGCCACCCCCGGCGCATCTCGTAGAGGATGTCGACGATCACACTCGCTCACTTCAGCCGTTCCTGCAGGAACGAGGGGTGGGCAGCCTCCACGCCGTCGATGGAGAGGATGTCCTCGGAGATGACCCGACCGACGGCGTCCCCGTCGGCAGCCCGGACCTCGGCCATCAGCATGTGGTCGCCGCTGGAGGTGTAGAGCTCCTCGACGGCGTCCAGTTCCTTCAGCGCCCGCGTCGCCTCGACGTAGCGCTCGCTGGCCACGTCGATACCGACGAGGGCGATGGACCTCGAGGAGAGTTTCTTCGGGTCGACGTCGGCGGTGTAGCCGACGATGACTCCGTCCGTCTCCAGTTTGTCGATGTACTTCCGGACCGTCGGCTTGGAGACCCCGACTCGTTCGGCTATCTCGGCGTAGGAGGCCTGTGCGTCGTCCTCCAGTACCGAGAGGATTCGGTCCTCCGTCGACCCCGCGCTCATGGAAGTCGCTTTGTCGGGACGGAAAAAATATGTTGCGAATCGTAAACCCGGGTGGAACGGGCCGGAGACCCCGTCCTCCGTGGCGACGAGCGGCGTGCGAACCACGGCACACAGGGGTCGGCTGGGGAGGCACGAGGGTGCTGCGGGGCGGGGCTGTTCAGTCGGGCCGTGATATCCGCGCGCGTGCCGGTTCACCCCGCCGGACGACCGCTCGCTCGCCACACCACGGGAGACCCGAGAACTTCCCAACAATATCCGCCCGACGCACGGCGTTTAAGCCGCCCCACCCCCTCGCCCCGGTATGAGCCAGCAGGAGCCACCCGAACGCGACGACGCTCCCGACCCGTCGGAGAAGCCGGACCGTCTCCCCTCGAAGGAGGTCACCGAAGGGCCCGAACGCGCCCCACACCGCGCGATGTTCCGCGCGATGGGGTTCGACGACGCCGACCTCGCCTCGCCGATGGTCGGTATCGCCAACCCCGCGGCCGACATCACGCCGTGTAACGTCCACCTCGACGACGTGGCCGACGCGGCCATCGAGGGCGTCGAGAACGCCGGCGGGATGCCCATCGAGTTCGGCACCATCACCATCTCCGACGCCATCTCGATGGGGACCGAGGGGATGAAGGCCTCGCTCATCTCGCGCGAGGTCATCGCCGACAGCGTCGAGCTGGTCGCCTTCGGCGAGCGGATGGACGCCCTCGTCACCGTCGCCGGCTGTGACAAGAACCTCCCCGGGATGATGATGGCGGCCATCCGGACCGACCTCCCCACGGTGTTCCTCTACGGCGGGTCCATCATGCCCGGCGAGCACGAGGGCCGCGAGGTGACCATCCAGAACGTCTTCGAGGGCGTCGGCTCCGTCGCCTACGGCGACATGACCGAGGAGGAGCTGGACGACCTCGAACGCCACGCCTGCCCCGGTGCCGGCTCCTGTGGCGGGATGTTCACCGCGAACACGATGGCCTCCATCTCGGAGGCCCTCGGGCTGGCCCCGCTCGGGAGTGCGTCCCCGCCAGCCGAGGACCCCTCGCGCTACGACACCGCGCGCGAGGCGGGCGAACTCGTCCTCGACGCCGTCGAACACGACCGCAAGCCCAGCGACGTGCTCTCCCGGGAGTCGTTCGAGAACGCCATCGCCCTGCAGGTCGCCATCGGTGGGTCGACCAACGGCGTCCTGCACCTCCTCGCACTCGCGGCCGAGGCGGGCATCGACCTCGACATCGAGGACTTCGACGAGATATCGAAGCGGACGCCGAAACTGGCGAACCTCCAGCCCGGCGGCACCCGCGTGATGAACGACCTCCACGAGATCGGCGGCGTGCCCGTGGTGTTGCGGCGGATGCTCGACGCCGGCCTGATACACGGCGACGCGATGACAGTGACGGGCCGCACCATCGCCGAGGAACTGGAGCACCTGGACCTGCCCGACGACGACGAGATCGAGGCGGACTTCCTCTACACCGTCGAGGAACCGCTCCACGAGGAGGGCGCCATCAAGATCCTCACCGGCAACCTCGCGCCCGACGGCGCGGTCCTGAAGGTCACCGGCGAGGACCAGTTCCACCACGAGGGGCCGGCACGCGTCTTCGAGAGCGAGGAAGACGCGATGCAGTACGTCCAGGAGGGTCACATCGAGAGCGGCGACGTCATCGTCATCCGCAACGAGGGGCCGCAGGGCGGCCCGGGGATGCGCGAGATGCTCGGCGTGACGGCGGCAGTCGTCGGTGCCGGCCACGAGGACGACGTGGCGATGATAACCGACGGTCGGTTCTCCGGTGCGACCCGTGGCCCGATGGTCGGCCACGCCGCGCCCGAGGCGTTCGTCGGCGGCCCCATCGCCGCGCTGGAGGACGGTGACGTGGTGACCGTCGACATCCCGTCGCGTGACATCTCGGTCGGCCTGACCGACGAGGAACTCGAGACACGGCTGGCCGACTGGGAGCCGCCGGCGCCGAACTACTCGTCGGGCGTGCTGGCGAAGTACGGACTGGCGTTCGACTCGGCGGCGAACGGGGCCGTGACGAACCCCGGCGTGAAGCGGGACGACTGAACGGTCGTCCGCCAGCCCCCCGTTTATCATCTCGTACCGACACTAGAGGGAGCGTGACCCCTCCCTCCGCCCCGGCGGCCGACTCCGACACCCTCCTCGCCGACCTGCAGGCCACCCGCTCGCTGACCGTCCAGTGGACGCTCGTCGGCTCCCTCGGGTTCCTCCTCTCGTTCGGCGTG includes the following:
- a CDS encoding SRPBCC family protein, producing the protein MPIYTRETRVDAPFDEVWAFHSQVSGLEALTPTFMNLEVEGVTGPDGEADPDVLEPGSRIDMAMQPGGVGPRQTWTSVITEREEREGSAYFRDEMEGGPFPEWVHTHRFFADDGATIVADRVEYSLPVVGGALGPLGNWVGFEPMFRYRHRKTKQLLE
- a CDS encoding DMT family transporter, which encodes MNLVDRAEASVPPLAALVVAVLAVSTSAILVRWSGAPSIVKAFYRVLFTTLLLAPFAFTRYGTALRSLSARDLLVAGGSGLALALHFATWFESLRWTTVAASVTLVQSQPVFVAVGATLLLDERVGRTKAAGIAVALVGMVLMSAAEGGGAASRPLYGNALAVVGAVMVAAYYLAGRSLRQRVPLVPYVVVVYGVCAVALFAFVLGDALAAGRALGPTLFDYPTEEWLLFLGMAVGPGIFGHTVFNWALGHLEASVVSVSLLGEPVGSTLLAVVLLSEVPDLLTLAGGAVVLGGIYVTTRAREAEPPDPEDPVGDPTPD
- a CDS encoding class I SAM-dependent methyltransferase, with amino-acid sequence MRDDATPEATGDVPLDVATFYDQYGEREWERLDRDFHHRLEWEATVEYLDRHLPATGHVLDAGGGAGRYAVWLAERGHEVTLLDLSERQAALAREKAHERGVGDRVTVGRGDVSALPAPDDAFDATLCLGGPLSHVLETADREQAVRELRRVTADGAPVFVSVMGLMASVTRMLRHAGRVPEADDDTELLADLARTGDYDEALLERYGRDPTVQQMHLFRVDEFESLLEAGGLRVETLAALEGPFSQRRDHLDDLTDEHRAVVRETLDVLREDRYVVDHSAHMLAVCRA
- the lrpA1 gene encoding HTH-type transcriptional regulator LrpA1, producing the protein MSAGSTEDRILSVLEDDAQASYAEIAERVGVSKPTVRKYIDKLETDGVIVGYTADVDPKKLSSRSIALVGIDVASERYVEATRALKELDAVEELYTSSGDHMLMAEVRAADGDAVGRVISEDILSIDGVEAAHPSFLQERLK
- a CDS encoding GIY-YIG nuclease family protein, with amino-acid sequence MPRGTYTLVLELTADASVEVGALGECAFEAGHYAYTGSAFGAGGLSRVDRHRDLVTGAREVRHWHVDYLLCHPATRLREVVTTEGADVECAVARRLPDGPVGGFGSSDCDCESHLATLGEAPIETVRTAHERARRDD
- the ilvD gene encoding dihydroxy-acid dehydratase, which encodes MSQQEPPERDDAPDPSEKPDRLPSKEVTEGPERAPHRAMFRAMGFDDADLASPMVGIANPAADITPCNVHLDDVADAAIEGVENAGGMPIEFGTITISDAISMGTEGMKASLISREVIADSVELVAFGERMDALVTVAGCDKNLPGMMMAAIRTDLPTVFLYGGSIMPGEHEGREVTIQNVFEGVGSVAYGDMTEEELDDLERHACPGAGSCGGMFTANTMASISEALGLAPLGSASPPAEDPSRYDTAREAGELVLDAVEHDRKPSDVLSRESFENAIALQVAIGGSTNGVLHLLALAAEAGIDLDIEDFDEISKRTPKLANLQPGGTRVMNDLHEIGGVPVVLRRMLDAGLIHGDAMTVTGRTIAEELEHLDLPDDDEIEADFLYTVEEPLHEEGAIKILTGNLAPDGAVLKVTGEDQFHHEGPARVFESEEDAMQYVQEGHIESGDVIVIRNEGPQGGPGMREMLGVTAAVVGAGHEDDVAMITDGRFSGATRGPMVGHAAPEAFVGGPIAALEDGDVVTVDIPSRDISVGLTDEELETRLADWEPPAPNYSSGVLAKYGLAFDSAANGAVTNPGVKRDD
- a CDS encoding NAD(P)/FAD-dependent oxidoreductase, encoding MSDVIVVGGGPAGLSAALFTAKNGLSTTVFDTDGTWMHKAHLFNYLGIGSVDGSAFLETARAQVDSFGVERHEAEVTSVERTDDGFAVTVDGETHESAYLVLATGANRDLAEALGCAFDGDLVAVDVTMETSVEDAYATGAMVRAEEWQAVISAGDGAAAALNVLSKERGDHYHDFDVPADAEAVGELLTDEGDE